In Ctenopharyngodon idella isolate HZGC_01 chromosome 20, HZGC01, whole genome shotgun sequence, the following proteins share a genomic window:
- the ppp2r5ea gene encoding protein phosphatase 2, regulatory subunit B', epsilon isoform X2: MSSAATTAPSVDKVDGFSRKSVRKARQKRAQSSSQFRSQDKPIELVPLPLLKDVSAQEQPELFLKKLQQCCTLFDFLDTLSDLKMKEYKRSTLNELVDYVTLSRGYLTEQTYPEVVKMVSCNIFRTLPPSDSNEFDPEEDEPTLEASWPHLQLVYEFFIRFLESQEFQPSVAKKYIDQKFVLQLLELFDSEDPRERDCLKTVLHRIYGKFLGLRAFIRKQINNIFLCFVYETERFNGVAELLEILGSIINGFALPLKAEHKQFLVKVLLPLHTVRSLSLFHAQLAYCIVQFLEKDPTLTEPVIRGLLKFWPKTCSQKEVMFLGELEEILDVIEPTQFVKIQDPLFKQIARCVSSPHFQVAERALYYWNNEYIMSLIEENSSVILPIMFASLYRISKEHWNPAISALIYNVLKAFMEMNSALFDELAANYKSDRQRERKKDKEREDLWRKLEDLELRRGIQNSDGVIPT; encoded by the exons ATGTCTTCAGCAGCCACCACAGCCCCGTCGGTGGACAAGGTGGACGGCTTCTCCAGGAAGTCTGTCAGAAAAGCCAGGCAGAAACGAGCACAGAGCTCATCCCAGTTCAGATCTCAGGACAAGCCCATAGAGCTGGTGCCGCTGCCTCTGCTGAAAG ATGTTTCTGCGCAGGAGCAACCAGAGCTGTTCCTCAAGAAGCTGCAGCAGTGCTGTACCCTGTTTGACTTCTTGGACACACTTTCTGACCTCAAAATGAAAGAGTATAAGCGGTCCACCCTTAATGAGCTGGTGGACTATGTCACCCTCAGCCGGGGTTACTTGACTGAACAGACCTACCCCGAGGTGGTCAAAATG GTGTCCTGCAATATATTTCGGACTCTTCCGCCTAGTGACAGTAACGAGTTTGACCCAGAGGAAGATGAGCCCACGCTGGAGGCCTCATGGCCACACTTACAG CTTGTTTATGAGTTCTTCATTCGCTTCTTGGAAAGTCAGGAATTTCAGCCCAGCGTTGCCAAAAAATACATTGACCAGAAATTTGTATTACAG CTCTTGGAGCTGTTTGATAGCGAGGATCCGCGGGAGAGGGACTGCCTGAAGACAGTTCTGCACAGAATCTATGGCAAGTTCCTCGGCCTCAGGGCCTTCATCCGCAAACAGATCAACAACATTTTTCTTTG TTTTGTATATGAGACCGAACGCTTCAATGGCGTAGCTGAACTGCTGGAGATTTTGGGAAG CATCATCAATGGTTTTGCGCTTCCTCTCAAAGCTGAGCACAAACAGTTCCTTGTGAAAGTGCTGCTGCCTCTGCACACTGTGAGGAGCTTGTCTCTCTTCCATGCCCAG CTGGCCTATTGTATTGTACAGTTCCTAGAGAAAGATCCCACGTTAACAGAACCT gtGATCAGAGGCTTGTTAAAATTTTGGCCAAAAACCTGCAGTCAAAAAGAG gttATGTTTCTTGGAGAGTTGGAGGAGATTCTAGATGTGATTGAGCCCACTCAGTTTGTTAAGATCCAGGATCCACTCTTCAAACAGATTGCTAGATGTGTGTCCAGCCCCCATTTTCAG GTGGCAGAGCGAGCCTTGTACTACTGGAACAATGAGTACATCATGAGTCTGATTGAGGAAAACTCTAGCGTCATCCTGCCTATCATGTTCGCTAGTCTCTACAGGATCTCCAAAGAGCATTGGAACCC ggcaatatcTGCTTTGATCTACAATGTCCTCAAAGCATTCATGGAGATGAACAGCGCTTTGTTTGATGAACTCGCTGCCAATTACAAATCAGACAGGCAAAG GGAAAGGAAGAAGGACAAGGAACGGGAGGATCTATGGAGAAAGCTGGAGGACCTGGAGCTCAGACGGGGCATCCAGAACAGCGACGGTGTCATTCCCACCTAA
- the ppp2r5ea gene encoding protein phosphatase 2, regulatory subunit B', epsilon isoform X1, translated as MSSAATTAPSVDKVDGFSRKSVRKARQKRAQSSSQFRSQDKPIELVPLPLLKDVSAQEQPELFLKKLQQCCTLFDFLDTLSDLKMKEYKRSTLNELVDYVTLSRGYLTEQTYPEVVKMVSCNIFRTLPPSDSNEFDPEEDEPTLEASWPHLQLVYEFFIRFLESQEFQPSVAKKYIDQKFVLQLLELFDSEDPRERDCLKTVLHRIYGKFLGLRAFIRKQINNIFLCFVYETERFNGVAELLEILGRSAVKPHTSLVYSIINGFALPLKAEHKQFLVKVLLPLHTVRSLSLFHAQLAYCIVQFLEKDPTLTEPVIRGLLKFWPKTCSQKEVMFLGELEEILDVIEPTQFVKIQDPLFKQIARCVSSPHFQVAERALYYWNNEYIMSLIEENSSVILPIMFASLYRISKEHWNPAISALIYNVLKAFMEMNSALFDELAANYKSDRQRERKKDKEREDLWRKLEDLELRRGIQNSDGVIPT; from the exons ATGTCTTCAGCAGCCACCACAGCCCCGTCGGTGGACAAGGTGGACGGCTTCTCCAGGAAGTCTGTCAGAAAAGCCAGGCAGAAACGAGCACAGAGCTCATCCCAGTTCAGATCTCAGGACAAGCCCATAGAGCTGGTGCCGCTGCCTCTGCTGAAAG ATGTTTCTGCGCAGGAGCAACCAGAGCTGTTCCTCAAGAAGCTGCAGCAGTGCTGTACCCTGTTTGACTTCTTGGACACACTTTCTGACCTCAAAATGAAAGAGTATAAGCGGTCCACCCTTAATGAGCTGGTGGACTATGTCACCCTCAGCCGGGGTTACTTGACTGAACAGACCTACCCCGAGGTGGTCAAAATG GTGTCCTGCAATATATTTCGGACTCTTCCGCCTAGTGACAGTAACGAGTTTGACCCAGAGGAAGATGAGCCCACGCTGGAGGCCTCATGGCCACACTTACAG CTTGTTTATGAGTTCTTCATTCGCTTCTTGGAAAGTCAGGAATTTCAGCCCAGCGTTGCCAAAAAATACATTGACCAGAAATTTGTATTACAG CTCTTGGAGCTGTTTGATAGCGAGGATCCGCGGGAGAGGGACTGCCTGAAGACAGTTCTGCACAGAATCTATGGCAAGTTCCTCGGCCTCAGGGCCTTCATCCGCAAACAGATCAACAACATTTTTCTTTG TTTTGTATATGAGACCGAACGCTTCAATGGCGTAGCTGAACTGCTGGAGATTTTGGGAAG ATCAGCGGTGAAGCCTCATACGTCTCTGGTTTACAGCATCATCAATGGTTTTGCGCTTCCTCTCAAAGCTGAGCACAAACAGTTCCTTGTGAAAGTGCTGCTGCCTCTGCACACTGTGAGGAGCTTGTCTCTCTTCCATGCCCAG CTGGCCTATTGTATTGTACAGTTCCTAGAGAAAGATCCCACGTTAACAGAACCT gtGATCAGAGGCTTGTTAAAATTTTGGCCAAAAACCTGCAGTCAAAAAGAG gttATGTTTCTTGGAGAGTTGGAGGAGATTCTAGATGTGATTGAGCCCACTCAGTTTGTTAAGATCCAGGATCCACTCTTCAAACAGATTGCTAGATGTGTGTCCAGCCCCCATTTTCAG GTGGCAGAGCGAGCCTTGTACTACTGGAACAATGAGTACATCATGAGTCTGATTGAGGAAAACTCTAGCGTCATCCTGCCTATCATGTTCGCTAGTCTCTACAGGATCTCCAAAGAGCATTGGAACCC ggcaatatcTGCTTTGATCTACAATGTCCTCAAAGCATTCATGGAGATGAACAGCGCTTTGTTTGATGAACTCGCTGCCAATTACAAATCAGACAGGCAAAG GGAAAGGAAGAAGGACAAGGAACGGGAGGATCTATGGAGAAAGCTGGAGGACCTGGAGCTCAGACGGGGCATCCAGAACAGCGACGGTGTCATTCCCACCTAA